One part of the Solanum dulcamara chromosome 8, daSolDulc1.2, whole genome shotgun sequence genome encodes these proteins:
- the LOC129898628 gene encoding (+)-borneol dehydrogenase 1 isoform X1, which translates to MMRIRSRIHSTSLLLQTSSNKFSTHLERKLEGKVAVITGAASGIGKETATKFINHGAKVIVADIQRQLGQETANELGQNAMFLPCDVTNESDVSHLVDFAVSKHGQLDIMYNNAGVACRTPLSIVDIDLAQFDRVMAINVRGVMAGIKHAARVMIPRETGCILCTGSVTGVMGGLAQPTYSTTKSCVIGMIKSLTRELCKNGIRINCISPFAIPTPFSLDEMKDYFPGVESQDLAEMLYNASELKGAYCEPIDVANAALFLASEDAKYISGQNLVVDGGFTSFKSLNFSHQVQECSTEI; encoded by the exons atgatgaggATAAGATCAAG GATCCACTCCACATCATTGCTTCTTCAAACCTCCAGTAACAAGTTCTCTACCCACTTAGAAAG GAAACTAGAAGGGAAGGTAGCAGTTATCACAGGTGCAGCAAGTGGCATAGGAAAAGAAACGGCCACCAAATTCATCAACCATGGGGCCAAGGTGATTGTCGCTGATATACAAAGGCAGCTCGGCCAAGAAACGGCAAATGAGCTCGGACAAAATGCCATGTTTCTGCCCTGCGACGTCACAAATGAATCTGACGTCTCCCACCTAGTGGATTTTGCCGTTTCCAAACATGGTCAGCTCGACATAATGTACAACAATGCAG GGGTAGCATGTCGAACTCCGCTGAGTATAGTGGACATTGACCTTGCGCAATTCGACCGTGTCATGGCCATCAACGTCCGAGGCGTAATGGCCGGGATCAAGCACGCTGCTCGGGTGATGATCCCCCGGGAGACAGGTTGCATTTTGTGCACAGGCAGCGTCACTGGGGTAATGGGAGGACTAGCACAACCTACTTATTCAACTACCAAATCATGCGTCATAGGTATGATCAAGTCCCTAACAAGGGAACTGTGCAAGAACGGAATAAGAATCAATTGCATTTCTCCATTTGCTATTCCAACACCCTTTTCATTGGACGAGATGAAAGACTACTTCCCTGGAGTGGAATCTCAGGACCTTGCTGAAATGTTATACAATGCAAGTGAGCTCAAAGGAGCATATTGTGAACCCATTGATGTAGCCAATGCTGCTCTTTTCTTGGCTAGTGAAGATGCCAAGTATATTAGTGGCCAAAATCTGGTGGTAGATGGCGGTTTCACCTcatttaaaagtttaaacttTTCCCATCAAGTACAAGAATGTTCCACAGAAATTTAA
- the LOC129898628 gene encoding (+)-borneol dehydrogenase 1 isoform X2, with amino-acid sequence MMTIHSTSLLLQTSSNKFSTHLERKLEGKVAVITGAASGIGKETATKFINHGAKVIVADIQRQLGQETANELGQNAMFLPCDVTNESDVSHLVDFAVSKHGQLDIMYNNAGVACRTPLSIVDIDLAQFDRVMAINVRGVMAGIKHAARVMIPRETGCILCTGSVTGVMGGLAQPTYSTTKSCVIGMIKSLTRELCKNGIRINCISPFAIPTPFSLDEMKDYFPGVESQDLAEMLYNASELKGAYCEPIDVANAALFLASEDAKYISGQNLVVDGGFTSFKSLNFSHQVQECSTEI; translated from the exons ATGATGAC GATCCACTCCACATCATTGCTTCTTCAAACCTCCAGTAACAAGTTCTCTACCCACTTAGAAAG GAAACTAGAAGGGAAGGTAGCAGTTATCACAGGTGCAGCAAGTGGCATAGGAAAAGAAACGGCCACCAAATTCATCAACCATGGGGCCAAGGTGATTGTCGCTGATATACAAAGGCAGCTCGGCCAAGAAACGGCAAATGAGCTCGGACAAAATGCCATGTTTCTGCCCTGCGACGTCACAAATGAATCTGACGTCTCCCACCTAGTGGATTTTGCCGTTTCCAAACATGGTCAGCTCGACATAATGTACAACAATGCAG GGGTAGCATGTCGAACTCCGCTGAGTATAGTGGACATTGACCTTGCGCAATTCGACCGTGTCATGGCCATCAACGTCCGAGGCGTAATGGCCGGGATCAAGCACGCTGCTCGGGTGATGATCCCCCGGGAGACAGGTTGCATTTTGTGCACAGGCAGCGTCACTGGGGTAATGGGAGGACTAGCACAACCTACTTATTCAACTACCAAATCATGCGTCATAGGTATGATCAAGTCCCTAACAAGGGAACTGTGCAAGAACGGAATAAGAATCAATTGCATTTCTCCATTTGCTATTCCAACACCCTTTTCATTGGACGAGATGAAAGACTACTTCCCTGGAGTGGAATCTCAGGACCTTGCTGAAATGTTATACAATGCAAGTGAGCTCAAAGGAGCATATTGTGAACCCATTGATGTAGCCAATGCTGCTCTTTTCTTGGCTAGTGAAGATGCCAAGTATATTAGTGGCCAAAATCTGGTGGTAGATGGCGGTTTCACCTcatttaaaagtttaaacttTTCCCATCAAGTACAAGAATGTTCCACAGAAATTTAA
- the LOC129898626 gene encoding bifunctional 3-dehydroquinate dehydratase/shikimate dehydrogenase, chloroplastic-like isoform X1 → MGFKHDLLVYTTLECESCEEMAACMHKAKEEGADLVELCIDSFTFSHISQVELLLKQRTLPSIVSFRPNSPRNSGREDWKKTCVQVLKLAVELDVEFVEVDSEVVCDEVVAELMSRRSNSKIIASSYVNGGNPTKERLCNLIINLQSTGADIIKLVIDVAYITDVAPVFHMLTHCQVPLIARAAGDRGLISQLLGPKYGAFFICGSLGGKSTPGLPPLTSIKEVYKLEYVNPDTRVFGVISNPVGHSKGPLLHNPAFRHTGYNGIYVPLLVDNVKEFFRVFSCNDYAGFSVGIPHKEAAVRCCDEVDPLAKSIGAVNTIIRRPFDGKLIGYNTDCEACVTAIEDALRERQKTNGHASNVSPIAGKLFVLVGAGGAGRAIAFGAKSRGARVVIFNRKYERAKALAAAVSGEALPYERLNDFCPEKGMILANASAVGMQPKSDRTPISKEALRSYELVFDAVYTPRNTRLLQEATEVGAIVVSGVEMFVRQALGQFKLFTNGLAPVDFMRRIVYEQF, encoded by the exons ATGGGTTTCAAGCATGACCTGCTGGTGTACACAACACTAGAATGTGAAAGCTGTGAGGAAATGGCAGCTTGTATGCACAAAGCTAAAGAAGAAGGAGCAGATCTCGTCGAGCTTTGCATTGACTCCTTCACTTTCTCTCACATATCACAAGTTGAACTACTCCTCAAACAAAGAACTTTACCATCCATTGTTTCTTTCAG GCCAAATTCGCCGAGAAATTCTGGCAGAGAAGATTGGAAGAAAACATGTGTGCAAGTTCTCAAATTAGCTGTTGAATTGGACGTTGAGTTCGTCGAAGTAGACAGTGAG GTTGTTTGCGATGAAGTGGTGGCTGAATTGATGAGCAGGCGATCAAATAGCAAGATAATTGCTTCTAGTTATGTGAATGGTGGAAACCCTACTAAAGAGAGACTTTGTAATTTGATCATAAACCTGCAGTCCACAGGGGCTGATATCATCAAACTTGTCATTGATGTAGCTTATATTACAGATGTTGCACCAGTTTTCCATATGCTTACACATTGTCAG GTGCCTCTAATTGCTAGGGCAGCAGGGGATAGAGGTCTTATAAGCCAACTATTGGGTCCAAAATACGGTGCTTTCTTTATTTGTGGATCTTTGGGAGGCAAATCCACCCCTGGCTTGCCACCTTTGACCAGCATTAAAGAGGTTTATAAACTGGAATATGTGAACCCAGATACTAGAGTTTTTGGTGTAATCTCAAATCCTGTTGGCCATAGCAAGGGCCCCCTTCTGCACAACCCTGCCTTTAGGCATACAGGATACAATGGAATATATGTGCCACTACTAGTTGACAATGTCAAGGAGTTTTTTCGGGTTTTCTCATGCAATGACTATGCTGGTTTCAG TGTTGGTATCCCACATAAGGAAGCAGCTGTACGGTGCTGTGATGAAGTTGATCCACTTGCTAAG TCTATAGGAGCTGTAAACACAATTATAAGGAGGCCTTTTGACGGCAAGCTCATTGGTTATAATACAGATTGTGAAGCTTGTGTGACGGCAATTGAAGATGCACTTAGAG AGAGACAAAAGACCAATGGCCATGCATCAAATGTTTCTCCAATTGCTGGAAAATTGTTCGTATTAGTTGGGGCAGGTGGTGCAGGGCGAGCTATTGCTTTTGGTGCCAAAAGCAGAGGGGCAAGGGTTGTAATATTCAACCGCAAATATG AGAGAGCAAAAGCTCTGGCTGCAGCAGTATCCGGTGAAGCTTTGCCATATGAACGTCTGAACGATTTCTGCCCTGAGAAGGGAATGATTCTTGCAAATGCTTCTGCTGTGGGCATGCAGCCAAAGTCTGATCGAACTCCTATCTCCAAG GAGGCATTGAGATCATACGAACTAGTATTTGATGCAGTCTACACGCCTAGAAATACACGGTTGTTGCAGGAGGCTACAGAGGTTGGAGCTATAGTGGTGAGTGGGGTTGAGATGTTCGTCAGGCAGGCACTTGGGCAGTTTAAATTGTTCACCAATGGATTAG CACCTGTAGACTTTATGCGGAGGATTGTATATGAGCAATTCTGA
- the LOC129898626 gene encoding bifunctional 3-dehydroquinate dehydratase/shikimate dehydrogenase, chloroplastic-like isoform X2, translating into MYQQNSNQKNTLRPNSPRNSGREDWKKTCVQVLKLAVELDVEFVEVDSEVVCDEVVAELMSRRSNSKIIASSYVNGGNPTKERLCNLIINLQSTGADIIKLVIDVAYITDVAPVFHMLTHCQVPLIARAAGDRGLISQLLGPKYGAFFICGSLGGKSTPGLPPLTSIKEVYKLEYVNPDTRVFGVISNPVGHSKGPLLHNPAFRHTGYNGIYVPLLVDNVKEFFRVFSCNDYAGFSVGIPHKEAAVRCCDEVDPLAKSIGAVNTIIRRPFDGKLIGYNTDCEACVTAIEDALRERQKTNGHASNVSPIAGKLFVLVGAGGAGRAIAFGAKSRGARVVIFNRKYERAKALAAAVSGEALPYERLNDFCPEKGMILANASAVGMQPKSDRTPISKEALRSYELVFDAVYTPRNTRLLQEATEVGAIVVSGVEMFVRQALGQFKLFTNGLAPVDFMRRIVYEQF; encoded by the exons ATGTATCAGCAAAATTCAAATCAGAAAAACACATTAAG GCCAAATTCGCCGAGAAATTCTGGCAGAGAAGATTGGAAGAAAACATGTGTGCAAGTTCTCAAATTAGCTGTTGAATTGGACGTTGAGTTCGTCGAAGTAGACAGTGAG GTTGTTTGCGATGAAGTGGTGGCTGAATTGATGAGCAGGCGATCAAATAGCAAGATAATTGCTTCTAGTTATGTGAATGGTGGAAACCCTACTAAAGAGAGACTTTGTAATTTGATCATAAACCTGCAGTCCACAGGGGCTGATATCATCAAACTTGTCATTGATGTAGCTTATATTACAGATGTTGCACCAGTTTTCCATATGCTTACACATTGTCAG GTGCCTCTAATTGCTAGGGCAGCAGGGGATAGAGGTCTTATAAGCCAACTATTGGGTCCAAAATACGGTGCTTTCTTTATTTGTGGATCTTTGGGAGGCAAATCCACCCCTGGCTTGCCACCTTTGACCAGCATTAAAGAGGTTTATAAACTGGAATATGTGAACCCAGATACTAGAGTTTTTGGTGTAATCTCAAATCCTGTTGGCCATAGCAAGGGCCCCCTTCTGCACAACCCTGCCTTTAGGCATACAGGATACAATGGAATATATGTGCCACTACTAGTTGACAATGTCAAGGAGTTTTTTCGGGTTTTCTCATGCAATGACTATGCTGGTTTCAG TGTTGGTATCCCACATAAGGAAGCAGCTGTACGGTGCTGTGATGAAGTTGATCCACTTGCTAAG TCTATAGGAGCTGTAAACACAATTATAAGGAGGCCTTTTGACGGCAAGCTCATTGGTTATAATACAGATTGTGAAGCTTGTGTGACGGCAATTGAAGATGCACTTAGAG AGAGACAAAAGACCAATGGCCATGCATCAAATGTTTCTCCAATTGCTGGAAAATTGTTCGTATTAGTTGGGGCAGGTGGTGCAGGGCGAGCTATTGCTTTTGGTGCCAAAAGCAGAGGGGCAAGGGTTGTAATATTCAACCGCAAATATG AGAGAGCAAAAGCTCTGGCTGCAGCAGTATCCGGTGAAGCTTTGCCATATGAACGTCTGAACGATTTCTGCCCTGAGAAGGGAATGATTCTTGCAAATGCTTCTGCTGTGGGCATGCAGCCAAAGTCTGATCGAACTCCTATCTCCAAG GAGGCATTGAGATCATACGAACTAGTATTTGATGCAGTCTACACGCCTAGAAATACACGGTTGTTGCAGGAGGCTACAGAGGTTGGAGCTATAGTGGTGAGTGGGGTTGAGATGTTCGTCAGGCAGGCACTTGGGCAGTTTAAATTGTTCACCAATGGATTAG CACCTGTAGACTTTATGCGGAGGATTGTATATGAGCAATTCTGA
- the LOC129900448 gene encoding uncharacterized protein LOC129900448 encodes MAWPLLSVSGCYCLGLSQLHVSIQRVRGQYYSEIIHPSVHQCLFSGNRIRTRFPVLNAQSNGDYGSEQLIEDLRVPQQWLQPYKALEESEWLQTALNKWLDDEYCPEETNIEISKVAASSFYRSLLENKTDIGEILLKMAGDLESISYQESFHGAFSSANAAVNLIIQRLEQN; translated from the exons ATGGCGTGGCCATTGCTCTCAGTCTCAGGTTGTTACTGTCTTGGCCTCTCACAACTTCATGTTAGTATCCAAAGAGTGAGAGGTCAATATTATAGTGAAATCATACATCCATCTGTTCATCAATGTCTATTTTCTGGCAATAGAATTAGAACAAGATTCCCGGTTTTAAATGCTCAAAGCAATGGAGACTACGGCTCTGAGCAGTTAATTGAAGATCTTAGGGTTCCTCAACAATGGCTACAACCGTACAAAGCCTTGGAG GAATCTGAATGGTTGCAAACTGCTCTTAACAAGTGGTTGGATGATGAATATTGTCCAGAGGAAACAAATATTGAGATCAGCAAAGTTGCTGCAAGTTCATTCTACAGATCATTACTGGAAAACAAAACTGACATAGGTGAGATACTGCTAAAAATGGCTGGAGATTTGGAATCCATATCATATCAAGAAAGCTTTCATGGAGCATTCTCATCAGCAAATGCAGCAGTGAATCTTATAATCCAACGTCTTGAACAAAACTAA